In Eschrichtius robustus isolate mEscRob2 chromosome 2, mEscRob2.pri, whole genome shotgun sequence, a single window of DNA contains:
- the PPARGC1B gene encoding peroxisome proliferator-activated receptor gamma coactivator 1-beta gives MAGNDCGALLDEELSSFFLNYLADTQGGGSGEEQLCADFPELDLSQLDASDFDSATCFEELQWRPENSETEPSQYSPDDPELFQIIDSENEALLAALTKTLDDIPEDVVHLAAFPALDDGDAPSCASASPVPSSAPPSPSLERAPASAPEVDELSLLQKLLLTTSYPTSTSDSQKEGTAWRQAGLRSRSQRPWVKMNSIQDRKAHMMQSQTRSCTELHKHLTSVPSCPRAKARSPDRVLQPPPLSPWVPAKEDEEAGEDCPSPQPAPASPWDSPAPGRADPGAQVSQEDTQAMVQLIRYMHTYCLPQRKLPAQAPEPAPQPCSSPAKQVRPRPRCQHPSKATWAEFSILRELLAQDILCDVSKPYRLATPVYASLTPRARPRPKDSQASAGHPSPVEEVRVAASPQSSGPRPSLRPLRLQVKGHISRLARLQPEEEDEEEEEEEEEKEEEEEEEWGRKRPGRGLPGTKLGRKQESSVCPVRRSRRLNPELGPWLTFTDEPMVPAEPQGALPSLRLAPEAYDVEGELGSPADEDSGQDQQLRRGPQIPALESPCESGCGDTDEDPSCLQLSSGDSPRCLMLALSQSPTGDPPFGKKSFEQTLTVELCGTAGLTPPTTPPYKPTEEDPFKPDIKHSPGKDIAPTPEVPQLGAAAEAAHKLPKKHPERSELLSHLRHATAQPASQAGQKRPFSCSFGDHDYCQVLKPDGALQRKVLRSWEPSGVHLEDWPQQGAPRAEAQASGREEGGSCDVGAPTKDSTLLRDHEIRASLTKHFGLLETALEDEDLASCKSPEYDTVFEDSSSSGESNFLLEEDDEEDDEEEDSGVSPPCSDHCPYQSPPSKASRQLCSRSRSSSGSSSCRSRSPATRRTFRCESRGSCSDRTPSVRHTRKRREKAIGEGRVVYVRNLSSDMSSRELKRRFEVFGEIVECQVLTRSKRGEKYGFITYRCSEHAALSLRNGAALRKRSEPSFQLSYGGLRHFCWPRYTDYDSNSEEALPASVKTKYEAMDFDSLLKEAQQSLH, from the exons GGCGGGGGATCTGGGGAGGAGCAACTCTGCGCTGACTTTCCGGAGCTAGACCTCTCCCAGCTGGACGCCAGCGACTTTGACTCAGCCACCTGCTTTGAGGAGCTGCAGTGGCGCCCGGAGAACTCCGAGACTGAACCCAGCCAGTACAGCCCTGACGATCCGGAGCTCTTCCAG ATAATCGACAGTGAGAATGAGGCCCTCCTGGCAGCACTCACCAAAACCCTGGATGACATCCCTGAAGATGTTGTGCATCTGGCCGCCTTCCCTGCCCTGGATGATGGAGACGCACCTTCCTGCGCTTCTGCTTCTCCTGTCCCCTCATCTgcgccccccagcccctccctggagAGGGCCCCAGCCTCGGCCCCTGAAGTGGATGAGCTCTCGCTG CTGCAGAAACTCCTTCTCACCACGTCCTACCCAACCTCGACCTCTGACAGCCAGAAGGAAGGGACCGCCTGGCGCCAGGCAGGCCTCAGGTCCAGAAGTCAGCGGCCTTGGGTCAAG ATGAACAGCATCCAAGACAGAAAGGCCCACATGATGCAGTCTCAGACCCGGAGTTGCACGGAGCTGCATAAGCACCTCACCTCGGTGCCGTCCTGCCCCCGGGCTAAAGCCCGCTCCCCTGATAGGGTCCTCCAGCCACCACCCCTGAGTCCCTGGGTCCCTGCCAAGGAGGATGAGGAGGCGGGTGAGGACTGCCCGAGTCCCCAGCCGGCTCCAGCCTCTCCCTGGGACTCCCCAGCACCGGGCAGGGCAGACCCCGGCGCCCAGGTTTCCCAGGAGGACACGCAGGCCATGGTGCAGCTCATTCGCTACATGCACACCTACTGCCTTCCCCAGAGGAAGCTGCCCGCACAGGCCCCAGAgccagccccccagccctgcaGCAGCCCCGCCAAGCAGGTCAGACCCCGGCCTCGGTGCCAGCACCCTTCCAAAGCCACCTGGGCTGAGTTCTCCATCCTAAGGGAGCTTCTGGCTCAAGATATCCTCTGTGATGTCAGCAAACCCTACCGCCTGGCCACGCCTGTCTACGCCTCCCTCACACCCCGGGCCCGGCCCAGGCCCAAAGACAGCCAGGCCTCTGCGGGCCACCCCTCCCCCGTGGAGGAGGTGCGGGTTGCGGCTTCACCCCAGAGCTCGGGGCCTAGACCCAGCCTGCGCCCGCTGCGGCTGCAGGTGAAAGGGCACATCAGCCGGTTGGCCAGGCTGCAGCctgaggaggaagatgaggaagaggaggaggaagaagaagaaaaagaggaagaggaggaagaggagtggGGCCGGAAAAGGCCGGGCCGGGGCCTGCCGGGGACCAAGCTGGGGAGGAAGCAGGAGAGCTCCGTGTGCCCCGTGCGGCGTTCCAGGAGACTGAACCCGGAGCTGGGCCCCTGGCTGACGTTCACCGATGAGCCAATGGTTCCCGCGGAGCCCCAAGGGGCTCTGCCCTCGCTGCGCCTGGCCCCTGAGGCCTACGACGTGGAGGGGGAGCTGGGCAGCCCCGCGGACGAGGACAGTGGCCAAGACCAGCAGCTCCGACGGGGACCCCAGATCCCAGCTCTGGAGAGCCCCTGTGAGAGCGGGTGTGGGGACACCGACGAGGACCCCAGTTGTCTGCAGCTCTCTTCTGGAG aCTCTCCCAGGTGCCTCATGCTGGCCTTGTCGCAAAG CCCCACTGGCGACCCTCCTTTTGGCAAGAAGAGCTTCGAGCAGACCTTGACGGTGGAGCTCTGTGGCACGGCAG GACTCACTCCGCCCACCACGCCTCCGTACAAGCCCACAGAGGAAGACCCCTTCAAGCCAGACATCAAGCACAGCCCAGGCAAAGACATAGCTCCCACCCCGGAGGTTCCCCAGCTCGGGGCCGCCGCAGAGGCTGCCCACAAGCTGCCAAAGAAGCACCCAGAGCGGAGCGAGCTCCTGTCCCACCTGCGGCATGCCACAGCCCAGCCAGCCTCCCAGGCCGGTCAGAAGCGCCCCTTCTCCTGTTCCTTTGGAGACCACGACTACTGCCAGGTGCTCAAGCCCGACGGCGCCCTGCAGAGGAAGGTGCTGAGGTCCTGGGAGCCATCTGGGGTCCACCTCGAGGACTGGCCCCAGCAAGGTGCCCCGCGGGCTGAGGCACAGGCCTCCGgcagggaggaaggtgggagCTGTGATGTCGGTGCCCCCACCAAGGACAGTACGCTGCTGAGAGACCACGAGATCCGCGCCAGCCTCACCAAGCACTTTGGCCTCCTGGAGACAGCCTTGGAGGATGAAGACCTGGCCTCCTGCAAGAGCCCCGAGTACGACACCGTCTTTGAGGACAGCAGCAGCAGTGGCGAGAGCAACTTCCTCCTAGAGGAGGACGACGAGGAGGACGACGAGGAAGAGGACTCAGGGGTCAGTCCCCCTTGCTCTGACCACTGCCCCTACCAGAGCCCACCAAGCAAGGCCAGTCGACAGCTCTGTTCCCGCAGCCGCTCCAGCTCTGGCTCTTCGTCCTGCCGCTCCCGGTCACCAGCCACACGAAGGACCTTCAG ATGTGAGAGCAGAGGGTCGTGTTCAGACAGAACGCCAAGTGTCCGGCACACCAGGAAGCGGCGGGAAAAGGCCATT GGTGAAGGCCGCGTGGTGTACGTTCGAAATCTCTCCAGTGACATGAGCTCCCGTGAACTGAAGAGGCGCTTCGAGGTGTTTGGCGAGATTGTGGAGTGCCAGGTGCTCACGAGAAGCAAGAG AGGCGAGAAGTATGGCTTCATCACCTACCGGTGTTCTGAGCACGCCGCCCTCTCTCTGAGGAACGGCGCTGCCCTGCGGAAGCGCAGCGAGCCCTCCTTCCAGCTGAGCTACGGGGGGCTCCGGCACTTCTGCTGGCCCCGCTACACTGACTATG aTTCTAATTCAGAAGAGGCCCTGCCTGCGTCAGTGAAAACCAAGTACGAAGCCATGGATTTTGACAGCTTACTGAAGGAGGCCCAGCAGAGCCTGCACTGA